The window CATGCTATATTTATTTGCAGGAGGGATTATAATTTGATATTCAGTAAAGCAGATTTCAGAACGGAAATAGAATTATTGCCGGTTATTGATTCAAATTTACCGCGCGATATTTTAGAGTCCCGATATGATTTATTATTTATATTGAACGGGCTGACTCACTATAAATTAAGCGTTAAAGATTTAAACGAGGCTTTTATTTTACTTGCTGATATGCTGGAAAAAAATTTAAACATTCCCGAATCTGACAAAATCAAGCTCCCATTTTCTGCGCTGGGAACTCTTGAGTCGACTCGCGGCAAGTTGACTCAACAGGAGAAAATTATTTTTGCGTTTTGCGTTTATTATTAGGTCTGTGTTGAATTATATGACAAGAAAGCCGGGCGAATGTTAAGCGCAATTAAAGAATTAAACTCTCAAGAAAGCATAATAGCTCGTTTACAGCAAGAAATTAATAATCACCCCGAAAAATTTGCATTCTTGAGCGAGAAAAAATCACCGTTCGGAACTAAGGACAACCCAGCGCAGGCAACGAGTCAAACTCACGCAAGAATCTATCTCACAAATTTATACACGCCTCAAAGCAAACATATTAAATTCAGCAAAGTTACAAGTGTACCCGGGCCAAATAAAATAATGCTCGATCTATATGATATTAAATACGATTCGCCGGATGGACTCAAAGAAAGCCAGATATATATAAATCCCAGCTCGCAAATTAACTCGACTGAAGCACCGGAGGGACTCGAATATTACGAAGATGACCCGGATTCGCTTTTCACACTGGGAATGAATTTATTTAATGGTGAGGGAGTCAATCCCGATTCAGATAAAGCTATTCAGTTACTCAAGAAATCAGCAGGACGAGGCCACGCAGAATCACAATATAATTTAGGCTTGATTTATTCGGGAATGCATAATTACAACGAGGCAATAAAATTTTTTTCTCAGGCAGCAAGTCAGGATCATTTAAGGGCACTCGTTAAACTGGGCAATATTTATTATAAGGGTGAAGGAGTCTCGCAGGATTATAGCAAAGCAGCCGAATATTATTCACGAGCGGCACTAAAGGGGGACTCTGATTCGCAATATTATCTAGGATTTCTATATTA of the Synergistaceae bacterium genome contains:
- a CDS encoding sel1 repeat family protein, which produces MLSAIKELNSQESIIARLQQEINNHPEKFAFLSEKKSPFGTKDNPAQATSQTHARIYLTNLYTPQSKHIKFSKVTSVPGPNKIMLDLYDIKYDSPDGLKESQIYINPSSQINSTEAPEGLEYYEDDPDSLFTLGMNLFNGEGVNPDSDKAIQLLKKSAGRGHAESQYNLGLIYSGMHNYNEAIKFFSQAASQDHLRALVKLGNIYYKGEGVSQDYSKAAEYYSRAALKGDSDSQYYLGFLYYSGEGVNQDKRRAVELWSKAALQGHTESQYIMGQLYRTGKDLRQNYNESIKYFSQAAAKNHPESLFALGQMYENGEGVRRDINQVVKFYKLAAEQDNEDAVKSLRRLGKI